The window AGGTGTGATAAAAGTTTTGTTGAGAAGTTCAATCACTTGATGGGTAATATCATCCCCTTTGTTTTCAGCTTTTTCAAGCTTTGAGATTAGTTCTTGCATATTTGAGAGGTTATTGAGGAGTTGATTTAACATTACTGCTGATTGATAAGCATTTTCAACAGCGTTTACCAATAAAACAAAAAAGTGGTTTTCTTTTGGAATTATGCTCCACATATTTCACAGCCCCTTCTTTCCAGTATTTTTGTCACAAAAACCATTTTAATAAAAGCTATTTTTATTTATCAATCCTGCGAAATTAATAAAAAGTTTTACATCACACAAAGAATATTATATAATATTTAACACAGTTTTAACATACATTAAACAAGAATTTAATGTTGAAATTATAAAATATATAAGTTGTAGCTATCAAAAAGTAGGGAGAGGTTGCTTCGAGATGGTAATAATAGAAACAAAGGATTTAAATCTGTATTATGGTGAAAACCATGCTCTGAAAAATATAAACATAAAGATAAATGAAAAAGCTATAACTGCATTGATAGGACCATCTGGCTGTGGAAAATCTACTTTCTTGAGAACTTTAAATAGAATGAATGACCTTATTGAAAACGTAAGAATAGCAGGAAATGTATATTTTGAAGGCAAAGATATTTACAAAGAGATTGATGTTATTCAGCTTAGAAAAAAAATTGGAATGGTGTTTCAAAAACCAAATCCATTCCCAATGAGCATATATGACAATGTAGCTTATGGACCAAGAATTCATGGTATTAAAAAGAAAGAAGTACTTGATGAAATTGTAGAAAGTAGCCTTAAAAAAGCCTATCTATGGGATGAAGTAAAAGATAGACTGAAAAAAAGTGCGTTTTCACTCTCAGGAGGGCAACAGCAAAGGCTCTGCATAGCAAGGGTTTTGGCAGTCGAACCTGAAGTGATTTTACTTGATGAGCCAACATCTGCTCTTGACCCAATTTCCACATTAAAAATAGAGGAGCTTTTAGAACAGCTCAAAAAAAATTACACAATAATAATAGTGACACATAATATGCAACAGGCAGCCCGAATCTCTGACTTTACAGGTTTTTTCTTAAATGGAGAGCTTGTAGAGTTTGATAGGACAATAACTATATTTAATACTCCGCGAGATAAAAGAACAGAAGATTATATTACTGGCAGATTTGGATAATTATACATTGAGAGGTGATTTTTTGATATGACAAGACCGACATTTGAAAATGAGCTCAAAGAAATCCATCTTGATATTCTCAAGATGGGAGCTATGGCAGAAGAGGCCATTGACAAGGCAATTTTGGCACTTAAGACAAAAGATGTTGAGCTTGCACAAAGGATAATAGATAACGATGATAAGATTGATGAGCTTACAGAAGAGATAGAGAAAAAATGTGCTATTGTTATTGCTACCCAGCAGCCACTTGCAAGTGATCTGAGACTCATAATAACTGCAATGAGAATTGCAACAGATATTGAGAGGATTGCTGACCATGCAGAGGATATTTCTCAGATAACGCTCAAGCTTGCAAAAGAGGATTATGTAAAACCTTTAATTGACATTCCTAAAATGGCTGAAATTACTCGTTCGATGTTGAAAGATGCGTTAGACTCGTATGTAAATTCTGATATAGAACTTGCAAAATCTGTTGTTCAGCGTGATGATTTGGTTGACACAATGTATCAAAACCTTATTGATGAGCTTGAGCAAATAATGAAAGAAAATTCGGCAGCAGTTTCCCAGTGTATCCAGTTTTTGTTAGTTATTAAATATTTAGAAAGAATCGCAGACCATTCTACCAACATAGCTGAATGGGTTGTGTACAAGATAACAGGAATGCATAAACATGAGTGGGAAGGCAGGGAAGAGGAAGGAAAGTGAAAAGTAAAATAGAGATTGACAGT is drawn from Caldicellulosiruptor diazotrophicus and contains these coding sequences:
- the pstB gene encoding phosphate ABC transporter ATP-binding protein PstB is translated as MVIIETKDLNLYYGENHALKNINIKINEKAITALIGPSGCGKSTFLRTLNRMNDLIENVRIAGNVYFEGKDIYKEIDVIQLRKKIGMVFQKPNPFPMSIYDNVAYGPRIHGIKKKEVLDEIVESSLKKAYLWDEVKDRLKKSAFSLSGGQQQRLCIARVLAVEPEVILLDEPTSALDPISTLKIEELLEQLKKNYTIIIVTHNMQQAARISDFTGFFLNGELVEFDRTITIFNTPRDKRTEDYITGRFG
- the phoU gene encoding phosphate signaling complex protein PhoU, whose translation is MTRPTFENELKEIHLDILKMGAMAEEAIDKAILALKTKDVELAQRIIDNDDKIDELTEEIEKKCAIVIATQQPLASDLRLIITAMRIATDIERIADHAEDISQITLKLAKEDYVKPLIDIPKMAEITRSMLKDALDSYVNSDIELAKSVVQRDDLVDTMYQNLIDELEQIMKENSAAVSQCIQFLLVIKYLERIADHSTNIAEWVVYKITGMHKHEWEGREEEGK